The DNA window CAACAGTTGGAACCAAGGTCACATCAATGCAGCCAACGCAGCGAACCGTGGCTTCTTCTACATGCGTAAGGGCAACGCCAAGTTCCGCGACATTCTCGACGGCTTGTCGAATACGATCGCCGTGGGTGAAATCGCCACCGGATTGGGTGACCGTGACATCCGCACCGATCCCTACTACGGGATTGGCTGGAACAATATCCACAACAATCCATCGGCTTGTGCCGACGCTACGGGCCTGATTGACTCGCTTCGTCCTCAGTATTGGGATGCGGCGGTAGGGGATACCGCGAACCCTGGATTGCGCAGCAACGGTTGGAAGCGGGGTTACCGTTGGTCGGACTCGGTTCCGGTTTACACCTGCTTCACCACGATGACCGCTCCGAACCGCGAGGTTTGCATGGGCGGATCCGGCGACTTTGATACCGGTTCGGAACCTCCGAGCAGCCGTCACCAAGGCGGCGTGCATGTCTTGATGGGTGACGGGGCGGTGAAGTTCATCACCGATTCGATCGAAGCGGGCAACAGCCGTGCCCCGGTCGTCAAGGTCGGCAGCATCAACCCGCCGGGGTCGAAGAGCCCGTACGGTTTGTGGGGTGCCCTCGGTACCCGCGCCAGTAAAGAATCGGTGCAAGGCGAGTTTTAGCCTCGGCGAGCTCCGACGCATCCTAA is part of the Novipirellula artificiosorum genome and encodes:
- a CDS encoding DUF1559 domain-containing protein codes for the protein MNSNRLDRRGFTLVELLVVIAIIGVLVGLLLPAVQAAREAARRMSCSNNVKQIGLALHNYHSAFGQIPTQGGGTFRHDTNGNSTPDHNRRRLSWLIPITPFIEQQALWEQISNPYDLNQDGVIAWTDVNGDCQPMGPRPWSTDYDPWMTEIPGFRCPSDPGSGAPAMARTNYAACIGDSSDWVNWGFWRWESNSWNQGHINAANAANRGFFYMRKGNAKFRDILDGLSNTIAVGEIATGLGDRDIRTDPYYGIGWNNIHNNPSACADATGLIDSLRPQYWDAAVGDTANPGLRSNGWKRGYRWSDSVPVYTCFTTMTAPNREVCMGGSGDFDTGSEPPSSRHQGGVHVLMGDGAVKFITDSIEAGNSRAPVVKVGSINPPGSKSPYGLWGALGTRASKESVQGEF